Proteins from one Corallococcus exiguus genomic window:
- a CDS encoding HEAT repeat domain-containing protein has product MSRSFVALSLAVSCLALGGCKKEDPKTPEYWQSSLEGAKRPDDKVRVIESLRTSGNVNEQFLPFLHGRLSSERRPEVKAAVARTLGDLHHPTSLEPLTAALDPGASDVPAQQVNKAVVGALGRIGDERAVPSLVPLLRSKDNYTRIEAIQVLGALKAKPAVEPLIQLATDESAEPFLNKKAIEALGQIGDPRAVPALMRTLTKERRGMSFYVESSFALFQLGAPAADALLPVLEGKDAELLTWAKAQGVNPASYPMKAAQVLGDLREKRAVPTLLKQLSFTHSDPQIQALVRMQAADALGRMRAQEAVKPLAGLVGEPDPTVRDAYVRALALLGSRDALPALEKAAGTGDWYSREIAMKGIALLGDAREQPMLAKLAAAEPARTAADCQETGEDGCQDAAALGKKRADQVQGYGAVLEAAQACSGNAGCWSQRLPKADAVLLQRAALEVGRSGAADQGPTLASRLTERDTEARATVIQAVDWLADAPGAAKKLREASLPALKKQLEDEKGNSNFVRVNEDLRRLMVKLERA; this is encoded by the coding sequence ATGTCCCGCTCATTCGTCGCCCTGTCCCTGGCCGTTTCCTGCCTTGCCCTGGGGGGTTGCAAGAAGGAGGACCCCAAGACGCCGGAGTACTGGCAGTCCAGTCTGGAGGGGGCCAAACGCCCCGACGACAAGGTGCGAGTGATTGAGTCGCTGCGCACGTCGGGCAACGTCAATGAACAGTTCCTGCCCTTCCTGCACGGGCGGCTGTCCTCGGAGCGCCGGCCGGAGGTGAAGGCGGCGGTGGCCCGGACGCTGGGGGACTTGCATCACCCGACGTCGCTGGAGCCGCTGACGGCGGCGCTGGACCCCGGGGCTTCGGATGTGCCGGCGCAGCAGGTGAACAAGGCGGTGGTGGGCGCGCTGGGGCGGATTGGGGATGAGCGCGCGGTGCCGTCGCTGGTGCCGCTCTTGCGCAGCAAGGACAACTACACGCGCATCGAGGCCATCCAGGTGCTGGGCGCGCTGAAGGCGAAGCCGGCGGTGGAGCCGCTCATCCAGCTGGCGACGGACGAGTCCGCGGAGCCGTTCCTCAACAAGAAGGCCATCGAGGCGCTGGGGCAGATTGGGGATCCGCGCGCGGTGCCGGCGCTGATGCGCACGCTGACGAAGGAGCGCCGGGGCATGTCGTTCTACGTGGAGAGCAGCTTCGCGCTGTTCCAGCTGGGCGCGCCCGCGGCGGACGCGCTGCTTCCGGTGCTGGAGGGCAAGGACGCGGAGCTGCTCACGTGGGCGAAGGCGCAGGGGGTGAACCCCGCCAGCTACCCGATGAAGGCCGCGCAGGTGCTGGGCGACCTCCGGGAGAAGCGCGCGGTGCCCACGCTGTTGAAGCAGCTGTCGTTCACGCACTCGGATCCCCAGATTCAAGCGCTGGTGCGGATGCAGGCGGCGGACGCGCTCGGGAGGATGCGGGCGCAGGAGGCGGTGAAGCCGCTCGCGGGGCTCGTGGGTGAGCCGGACCCGACGGTGCGGGATGCGTACGTGCGGGCGCTGGCGCTGCTGGGCAGCCGGGACGCGCTCCCCGCGCTGGAGAAGGCGGCGGGCACCGGGGACTGGTACTCGCGGGAGATCGCCATGAAGGGCATCGCGCTCCTGGGGGATGCGCGGGAGCAGCCGATGCTCGCGAAGCTGGCGGCGGCGGAGCCCGCGCGCACGGCGGCGGACTGCCAGGAGACGGGCGAGGACGGGTGCCAGGATGCCGCGGCGCTGGGCAAGAAGCGCGCGGATCAGGTCCAGGGATATGGGGCGGTGCTGGAGGCGGCGCAGGCGTGCAGCGGCAACGCGGGCTGCTGGTCGCAGCGGCTGCCCAAGGCGGACGCGGTGCTGTTGCAGCGCGCGGCGCTGGAGGTGGGGCGCTCCGGGGCGGCGGACCAGGGTCCGACGCTGGCGTCCCGGCTCACCGAGCGCGATACCGAGGCGCGCGCCACGGTCATCCAGGCGGTGGACTGGCTGGCGGACGCGCCCGGCGCGGCGAAGAAGCTGCGTGAGGCGTCCCTGCCCGCGCTGAAGAAGCAGCTGGAGGACGAGAAGGGCAACTCCAACTTCGTGCGCGTGAACGAGGACCTGCGCCGGCTGATGGTCAAGCTGGAACGGGCGTAG
- a CDS encoding arylsulfatase — MSLKEYKPGSPFPGVIGRTWEQSSPAWPSPLRSKPGAPNVLFIILDDTGFGHLGCYGSPIRTPNLDRLAQGGLLYNNMHTTALCSPTRSCILTGRNHHSNGMGTITETSLGYPGYNGTIPFENGFLSEMLMAAGYNTYAIGKWHLTPAEQTSAAGPYSRWPLGRGFERFYGFLGGDTHQYYPDLVHDNHAIRPPGTPEEGYHLTPDLVDRAVDCIADTKQVAPDKPFFLYFATGAMHAPHHVPREWADAYAGKFDDGWDAYRQKVFQRQLELGVVPRGTQLSRHDPDVQQWDSLPPEEKRLYARMMEVFAGFLEHTDHHIGRLLKFLEDTGELDNTLIMVLSDNGASAEGGPHGSVNELKFFNNAPESLAQNLAALEDLGGPKHFNHYPWGWAWAGDTPFRRWKRETYRGGTTDPFLVHWPQGIQAKGEVRTQYAHAIDMVPTVLDCLGLEPPAEIRGVTQSPIEGVSFKHTFNDGNAPGRHRTQYFEMFSSRAIYHDGWRAVCPFPGPSFKEAGEGFGESLLDEDRLRELDTHGWELYHVAEDCSETKNVAEAHRGKLIEMIALWYAEAGRYQVLPLASPTRAVFAMERPQLTKDRTRYVYRPHTSPAPENAAVHVLNRPHTITADAEVTRDTEGVLLSHGGLTGGYSLFIQDHKLHYAYNYLGEQEFHIESAVDVPEGRSKLRFEFEPTGKPDLKVGRGTPGRGRLYINGDLVAQSTIDATMPVAISLGEGLTCGRDENSPVSQRYTAPFEFTGTLHEVTVDVSGEHIRDTAGEQKAAMAKQ; from the coding sequence ATGTCCCTCAAGGAATACAAACCCGGCAGTCCGTTTCCCGGCGTCATCGGCCGCACCTGGGAGCAGTCGTCTCCCGCGTGGCCTTCGCCCCTGCGCTCGAAGCCCGGCGCGCCCAATGTCCTGTTCATCATCCTGGACGACACGGGCTTCGGGCACCTGGGCTGCTACGGCTCGCCCATCCGCACGCCGAACCTGGACCGGCTGGCGCAAGGCGGGCTGCTCTACAACAACATGCACACCACCGCGCTGTGCTCGCCCACGCGCTCGTGCATCCTCACCGGCCGCAACCACCACTCCAACGGGATGGGCACCATCACCGAAACGTCGCTGGGCTACCCCGGCTACAACGGCACCATCCCCTTCGAGAATGGCTTCCTCTCCGAGATGCTGATGGCGGCCGGCTACAACACGTATGCCATTGGCAAGTGGCACCTGACCCCCGCGGAGCAGACGAGCGCCGCCGGGCCGTACTCGCGCTGGCCGCTGGGCCGCGGCTTCGAGCGCTTCTACGGCTTCCTGGGCGGGGACACGCACCAGTACTACCCGGACCTCGTCCACGACAACCACGCCATCCGCCCGCCCGGCACTCCCGAAGAGGGCTACCACCTCACCCCGGACCTGGTGGACCGCGCCGTCGACTGCATCGCGGACACCAAGCAGGTCGCGCCCGACAAGCCCTTCTTCCTCTACTTCGCCACGGGCGCCATGCACGCGCCCCACCACGTCCCCCGCGAGTGGGCGGATGCCTACGCGGGCAAGTTCGACGATGGCTGGGACGCCTACCGCCAGAAGGTGTTCCAGCGGCAGCTGGAGCTGGGCGTGGTTCCCCGGGGCACGCAACTGTCCCGGCATGACCCGGACGTGCAGCAGTGGGACTCTCTGCCCCCGGAGGAGAAGCGCCTCTACGCGCGGATGATGGAGGTGTTCGCGGGCTTCCTGGAGCACACGGACCACCACATTGGCCGGCTGCTGAAGTTCCTGGAGGACACCGGCGAATTGGACAACACGCTCATCATGGTGCTGTCCGACAACGGGGCCAGCGCGGAGGGCGGGCCGCACGGCTCCGTGAACGAGCTGAAGTTCTTCAACAACGCGCCGGAGTCCCTGGCGCAGAACCTGGCGGCGCTGGAGGACCTGGGCGGCCCGAAGCACTTCAACCACTACCCGTGGGGCTGGGCCTGGGCGGGGGACACGCCGTTCCGCCGCTGGAAGCGGGAGACGTACCGCGGCGGCACCACCGACCCGTTCCTCGTCCATTGGCCCCAGGGCATCCAGGCGAAGGGCGAGGTGCGCACGCAGTACGCGCACGCCATCGACATGGTGCCCACGGTGCTGGACTGCCTGGGGCTGGAGCCGCCGGCGGAGATCCGCGGCGTCACCCAGTCACCCATCGAAGGCGTCAGCTTCAAGCACACGTTCAACGACGGGAACGCGCCTGGCCGACACCGCACGCAGTACTTCGAGATGTTCAGCTCGCGCGCCATCTACCACGACGGCTGGCGCGCGGTGTGCCCGTTCCCCGGCCCGTCCTTCAAGGAGGCCGGAGAGGGCTTCGGTGAGTCACTGCTCGACGAGGACCGGCTGCGCGAGCTGGATACGCACGGCTGGGAGCTGTACCACGTGGCGGAAGACTGCTCCGAGACGAAGAACGTGGCGGAGGCGCACCGGGGCAAGCTCATCGAGATGATCGCCCTCTGGTACGCCGAAGCCGGGCGCTACCAGGTGCTGCCGCTCGCGTCGCCCACCCGCGCCGTGTTCGCCATGGAGCGCCCGCAGCTCACGAAGGACCGCACGCGCTACGTGTACCGGCCGCACACGTCGCCCGCGCCGGAGAACGCGGCGGTGCACGTGCTCAACCGGCCCCACACCATCACCGCGGACGCGGAGGTGACGCGGGACACGGAGGGCGTGCTGCTCAGCCACGGCGGCCTCACCGGCGGCTACTCACTCTTCATCCAGGACCACAAGCTGCACTACGCCTACAACTACCTCGGCGAGCAGGAGTTCCACATCGAGTCGGCGGTGGACGTGCCGGAGGGACGCTCGAAGCTGCGGTTCGAGTTCGAGCCCACCGGCAAGCCAGACCTGAAGGTGGGGCGGGGCACTCCCGGACGCGGCCGGCTCTACATCAACGGCGACCTGGTGGCGCAGAGCACCATCGACGCGACCATGCCGGTGGCCATCAGCCTGGGAGAGGGGCTCACCTGCGGCCGGGACGAGAACTCGCCCGTCAGCCAGCGCTACACCGCGCCCTTCGAGTTCACCGGCACGCTCCACGAGGTGACGGTGGACGTCTCCGGGGAGCACATCCGGGATACCGCGGGCGAACAGAAGGCCGCCATGGCGAAGCAGTGA
- a CDS encoding signal protein gives MPHAEDSRNASRPTIIRRTYLLDREFQLKYILLLTGMGAGSMLLFGVLAQQVHRMSAEGGLSSVETLWWLTGVATVGLGIALGLFGLLFTHRVAGPVHVMSLYVAALAAGRYPRLRPLRRKDELRAFFARFSEAVDRIRQREADEAFALEKALDALKDVATTPETREALSTLEALRARKRQAVDTSAPAAAFKSVA, from the coding sequence ATGCCCCATGCCGAAGACAGTCGTAACGCGTCGCGTCCGACCATCATCCGCCGGACGTACCTGCTCGACCGAGAATTCCAGCTCAAATACATCTTGCTGCTCACCGGCATGGGCGCCGGGAGCATGTTGCTGTTCGGCGTGCTCGCGCAGCAGGTGCACCGCATGTCCGCCGAAGGGGGCCTGTCCAGCGTGGAGACGCTCTGGTGGCTCACCGGCGTGGCCACCGTGGGCCTGGGCATCGCGCTCGGGTTGTTCGGGTTGCTCTTCACGCACCGTGTGGCGGGCCCCGTCCATGTCATGAGCCTCTACGTCGCGGCGCTCGCGGCGGGCCGCTACCCGCGCCTGCGTCCCCTGCGGCGCAAGGACGAGCTGCGCGCCTTCTTCGCGCGCTTCAGCGAAGCGGTGGACCGCATCCGTCAGCGCGAGGCTGACGAAGCATTCGCGCTGGAGAAGGCGCTGGATGCGCTCAAGGACGTGGCCACCACCCCGGAAACGCGCGAGGCCCTGTCCACGCTGGAAGCGCTTCGCGCGCGCAAGCGCCAGGCGGTGGACACGTCCGCGCCGGCCGCCGCCTTCAAGTCCGTGGCCTGA
- the rpsD gene encoding 30S ribosomal protein S4 — MARELGPRGKMCRRLGIPLSRITAKDPDKDPVLRRPYPPGQHGATARVSVSDFAQRLREKQKLKLYYGLLEKQCRSAFLEARRSPGNTGKVLMQLLESRLDALVLRAGLATSIRQARQFVRHGYFQVNGKRADIPSIRLKPGNEVRFHAEHLKLAAVQDAFGRMKSRQVPAYVQVLGAGEGMRYVRLPEREEIPVDVNEPFIVEYYAQRS; from the coding sequence GTGGCTCGTGAACTGGGACCCCGTGGAAAGATGTGTCGGCGGCTTGGCATCCCCCTGTCGCGCATCACCGCGAAGGACCCTGACAAGGATCCGGTGTTGCGCAGGCCGTATCCGCCGGGTCAGCACGGGGCGACGGCGCGCGTGTCGGTGAGCGACTTCGCGCAGCGGCTGCGGGAGAAGCAGAAGCTGAAGCTGTACTACGGCCTGCTGGAGAAGCAGTGCCGCAGCGCCTTCCTGGAAGCGCGCCGGTCCCCGGGCAACACGGGCAAGGTGTTGATGCAGCTGCTGGAGAGCCGGCTGGACGCGCTGGTGCTGCGCGCGGGGCTGGCCACGAGCATCCGCCAGGCGCGCCAGTTCGTGCGCCACGGCTACTTCCAGGTGAACGGCAAGCGCGCGGACATCCCGAGCATCCGGCTCAAGCCGGGCAACGAGGTGCGCTTCCATGCGGAGCACCTGAAGCTCGCGGCGGTGCAGGACGCCTTCGGACGGATGAAGTCCCGCCAGGTGCCCGCGTACGTGCAGGTCCTGGGGGCAGGGGAGGGCATGCGCTACGTGCGGCTGCCCGAGCGTGAGGAGATCCCCGTGGACGTGAACGAGCCGTTCATCGTCGAGTACTACGCGCAGCGCAGCTGA
- a CDS encoding FUSC family protein → MRGDGGETVADGWVAPRGRAARGLLPRHVAGLFRFQPGRPAVSAGLRTGLALGVPLLISALLSQPAVSWAGMAGLFVALVDKGGPYRTRARAMGAMTVLGALVGFIIALPSPFWVDVALTFFWVTACGFARSFGDTPGIVGMLLANLFVVSLALPQRGPEAVLSQAAYFIAGGLWSMFLALVLWPLRPYRPARLAIAACYDELADLADAVAGWPMEGPSRVGTWEAVQRAARMRQSLETARATLGATRQGRQEESGRGEHLLVLLEDADALSLLLTAMSEALDEAPRQGACRTARIEAQHALGALAVDLRGVVGSLVRGTVPVPSSWDAERVTRVLHADGGLPEPARSQYSHVAGLLGRLREYSAVALDVASRLESGAPLPERDTKPLGLEPGRRRSWWKVLRDHLTPESVVFRHALRLGLTATVATALAEGLGLNHWYWVTITVIVVLQPYSGLTTEKGLQRVAGTFLGSVLAMGLVHVLPAQWLMLAAIVLLVCVSVSVRPLNFTVYQVLLAPALVLLAEIQTGDWQLAGVRILNTLMGGVLALVGIRLLWPSPEHARFAEEVAGVLKADQHYLREVARTPVSTEVALREARRKVGVALLSAEASFQRLLSEWKGPAKELEPGMALITYARRFTAAVTALAASRAWHQESDLGPVVRYASDALEELSAALVARRVPSTLKRETPGLEGADALARTQLSRLVRQLGVLHHAVERMPPALRASEDGATPVPA, encoded by the coding sequence ATGCGCGGGGACGGAGGCGAGACGGTGGCGGACGGCTGGGTGGCGCCCCGAGGGCGTGCGGCCCGGGGACTCCTGCCCCGTCACGTCGCGGGCCTCTTCCGTTTCCAGCCGGGCCGGCCCGCGGTGTCGGCGGGGCTGCGCACGGGGCTGGCGCTGGGGGTTCCGCTGCTCATCTCCGCGCTCCTGTCGCAGCCAGCGGTGTCCTGGGCGGGCATGGCCGGGCTCTTCGTCGCGCTGGTGGACAAGGGCGGGCCGTACCGCACGCGCGCTCGGGCCATGGGCGCGATGACGGTGCTGGGCGCGCTGGTGGGGTTCATCATCGCGCTGCCGAGTCCCTTCTGGGTGGACGTGGCGCTGACGTTCTTCTGGGTGACGGCGTGCGGCTTCGCGCGCAGCTTCGGGGACACGCCGGGCATCGTGGGCATGCTGCTGGCGAACCTGTTCGTGGTGTCGTTGGCCCTGCCGCAGCGTGGGCCGGAAGCCGTGCTGTCGCAGGCGGCGTACTTCATCGCGGGCGGCCTGTGGTCCATGTTCCTGGCGCTGGTGTTGTGGCCGCTCAGGCCCTACCGCCCCGCGCGGCTCGCCATCGCGGCCTGTTACGACGAACTGGCGGACCTCGCGGACGCGGTCGCGGGCTGGCCCATGGAGGGGCCCTCGCGGGTGGGGACGTGGGAGGCGGTGCAGCGGGCCGCGCGCATGCGGCAGTCGCTGGAGACGGCGCGCGCGACGTTGGGGGCCACGCGCCAGGGACGGCAGGAGGAGAGCGGCCGGGGCGAGCACCTGCTGGTGCTGCTGGAGGACGCGGACGCGCTGTCGCTCCTGCTCACGGCGATGTCGGAGGCGCTGGACGAAGCGCCACGCCAGGGGGCGTGCCGCACGGCCCGTATCGAGGCGCAGCACGCGCTGGGCGCGTTGGCGGTGGACCTGCGGGGCGTGGTGGGCTCGCTGGTGCGGGGCACGGTGCCGGTGCCGTCGTCGTGGGACGCGGAGCGGGTGACGCGGGTGCTCCATGCGGACGGGGGACTGCCGGAGCCGGCGCGCTCGCAGTACTCGCACGTGGCGGGGCTGCTGGGGCGGCTGCGGGAGTACAGCGCGGTGGCGCTGGATGTGGCGTCCCGGCTGGAGAGTGGCGCGCCGCTGCCGGAGCGGGACACGAAGCCGCTGGGGCTGGAGCCGGGGCGCAGGCGTTCGTGGTGGAAGGTGCTGCGCGACCATCTGACGCCGGAGTCGGTGGTCTTCCGGCACGCGCTGCGGCTGGGGCTCACCGCGACGGTGGCGACGGCGCTGGCGGAGGGGCTGGGGCTCAATCACTGGTACTGGGTGACCATCACGGTGATTGTCGTGTTGCAGCCGTACTCGGGGCTCACCACGGAGAAGGGGCTTCAGCGTGTGGCGGGCACGTTCTTGGGCAGCGTGTTGGCCATGGGGCTGGTGCACGTGCTGCCCGCGCAGTGGCTGATGCTGGCGGCCATCGTGCTGCTGGTCTGCGTGTCGGTGAGCGTGCGGCCGCTGAACTTCACGGTGTACCAGGTGCTGCTGGCGCCGGCGCTGGTGCTGCTCGCGGAGATCCAGACGGGGGACTGGCAGCTCGCGGGGGTGCGCATCCTCAACACGCTGATGGGAGGCGTGCTGGCGCTGGTGGGCATCCGGCTGCTCTGGCCGAGCCCCGAGCACGCGCGCTTCGCCGAGGAGGTGGCCGGCGTGCTGAAGGCGGACCAGCACTACCTGCGCGAGGTGGCGCGGACGCCGGTGTCCACGGAGGTGGCGCTGCGAGAGGCCCGCCGCAAGGTGGGCGTGGCGCTGTTGTCCGCGGAGGCGTCGTTCCAGCGCTTGCTGAGTGAGTGGAAGGGACCGGCGAAGGAGCTGGAGCCGGGGATGGCGTTGATCACCTATGCGCGCCGCTTCACCGCGGCCGTGACGGCGTTGGCGGCGAGCCGCGCGTGGCATCAGGAGTCGGACCTGGGGCCGGTGGTGCGCTACGCGTCGGACGCGCTGGAGGAGCTGTCCGCGGCGTTGGTGGCGCGCCGCGTGCCGTCAACGCTCAAGCGCGAGACTCCGGGCCTGGAGGGCGCGGACGCGCTGGCGCGCACGCAGCTGTCGCGGCTGGTGCGTCAGCTGGGTGTGCTCCACCATGCGGTGGAGCGAATGCCGCCCGCGCTGCGTGCCTCGGAGGACGGCGCTACTCCCGTCCCCGCGTGA
- a CDS encoding aldo/keto reductase: MEYRQLGGSGFKVPVLSLGTGTFGGAGDFFKGFGSSDVKEATRLVDIALDAGVNMFDSADGYSAGLAEEILGKALEGRRDKAIISTKATFRAGTGPNDVGSSRFHLTRAVEASLRRLKTDYIDLFQLHAFDAVTPVEEVLNTLDGFVRAGKIRYLGCSNFSGWHLMKSLAVSERYNLARYVAHQAYYSLVGRDYEWELMPLAQDQKVGAVVWSPLGWGRLTGKLRRGAPKPETSRLNNPATAAGGPQVPEEYLFKVVDALDAVAQETGKTVPQVALNWLLQRPTVSNVIIGARTEEQLRQNLGAIGWNLTPAQVATLDAASTTPWPYPYFHQRQFHERNPFPVT; the protein is encoded by the coding sequence CAGCTGGGTGGTTCTGGTTTCAAGGTCCCCGTCCTCAGTCTGGGCACGGGCACATTCGGTGGCGCTGGTGATTTCTTCAAGGGCTTCGGCTCCAGCGACGTGAAGGAGGCCACGCGGCTCGTGGACATCGCGCTGGACGCGGGCGTGAACATGTTCGACTCCGCGGACGGCTACTCCGCCGGGCTCGCGGAGGAGATTCTCGGCAAGGCGCTGGAGGGCCGGCGCGACAAGGCCATCATCTCCACCAAGGCCACCTTCCGCGCGGGCACGGGGCCCAACGACGTGGGCTCCTCGCGCTTCCACCTCACGCGCGCCGTGGAGGCCTCGCTGCGCCGGCTGAAGACGGACTACATCGACCTGTTCCAGCTCCACGCCTTCGACGCGGTGACGCCCGTGGAGGAGGTCCTCAACACGCTGGACGGCTTCGTGCGCGCGGGGAAGATCCGCTACCTCGGCTGCTCCAACTTCTCCGGCTGGCACCTGATGAAGTCGCTGGCCGTGTCGGAGCGCTACAACCTGGCGCGCTACGTGGCCCACCAGGCCTACTACTCGCTCGTGGGCCGCGACTACGAGTGGGAGTTGATGCCGCTCGCGCAGGACCAGAAGGTGGGCGCGGTGGTGTGGAGCCCGCTGGGCTGGGGCCGGCTCACCGGCAAGCTGCGCCGGGGCGCGCCGAAGCCGGAGACCAGCCGCCTCAACAACCCCGCCACCGCGGCCGGCGGCCCGCAGGTGCCGGAGGAGTACCTCTTCAAGGTCGTGGACGCGCTCGACGCCGTGGCCCAGGAGACGGGCAAGACGGTGCCGCAGGTGGCGCTCAACTGGCTGCTCCAGCGGCCCACCGTGTCCAACGTCATCATCGGCGCGCGCACGGAGGAGCAGCTGCGCCAGAACCTGGGCGCCATCGGCTGGAACCTCACGCCCGCCCAGGTGGCCACGCTGGACGCCGCCAGCACCACTCCCTGGCCGTACCCGTACTTCCACCAGCGCCAGTTCCACGAGCGCAACCCGTTCCCCGTGACGTGA
- a CDS encoding M4 family metallopeptidase: protein MALRTDLSKPVVATQNRTDTKPVNTVKPQGPVGMSSQSSFSTGAPSKAKATVALNGVGQKLTPGPVDLTSPQAQQAVQQTVSYVNQKNPQLTGITGGTSFSPRSVERDQLGMTHVRMDRMHEGLKVAGEQIIGHLDAKGQFDSLTGDVSNVPVGIGKAPTKLTAKDALAVAQKDFNGETSKAPTAEKVIVKGKDGQYHAAYHVTLTDTKVSSGKDPRSMNYFIDANTGESLKQYNTLSHLDRTTNAKRADGTSGTPAQTPTPPTTPTTPGTGRVADDQTMYSGKVDIQTTKNKDGTYSLDDKTRGKGIVTYDAKNREEASGTTGFTDNNDVWGEKTDPSRAATAVDAHYGAEMTYDFYKEILGRDSIDGKGEKLVSYVHTDVNLVNAFWDGEKMQYGDGDGKDSGPLTTLDIAGHEITHGLTERTAGLEYEGESGGLNESFSDIMGTGVEWFASQKNSAVKFDWAVGEDAWTPKNGDNTDALRYMNDPTADGYSIDNYKNFPKMTEVHGSSGIANNAFFLLTEGGKNKTSGIEVKDGIGMEKSLKVFGRALTTYMTPQTNFSQARAATIKAATDLYGKDSTEAKKVAEAWTAVGVTK from the coding sequence ATGGCCCTGCGCACCGACCTCTCCAAGCCCGTTGTCGCCACCCAGAACCGCACCGACACGAAGCCGGTGAACACCGTGAAGCCCCAGGGCCCGGTGGGCATGAGCTCGCAGTCCAGCTTCAGCACGGGCGCGCCCTCCAAGGCGAAGGCCACGGTGGCGCTGAACGGCGTGGGCCAGAAGCTGACGCCGGGCCCGGTGGACCTCACCAGCCCCCAGGCGCAGCAGGCCGTGCAGCAGACGGTGTCGTACGTGAACCAGAAGAACCCGCAGCTGACGGGCATCACGGGCGGCACGTCGTTCTCGCCGCGCTCGGTGGAGCGCGACCAGCTGGGCATGACGCACGTGCGCATGGACCGCATGCACGAGGGCCTGAAGGTCGCCGGTGAGCAGATCATCGGCCACCTGGACGCGAAGGGTCAGTTCGACAGCCTGACGGGCGACGTGTCCAACGTCCCGGTGGGCATTGGCAAGGCGCCCACGAAGCTGACCGCGAAGGACGCGCTGGCCGTGGCGCAGAAGGACTTCAACGGCGAGACGTCCAAGGCGCCCACCGCGGAGAAGGTCATCGTCAAGGGCAAGGACGGCCAGTACCACGCCGCCTACCACGTGACGCTCACCGACACGAAGGTGTCCAGCGGCAAGGACCCGCGCTCGATGAACTACTTCATCGACGCGAACACCGGCGAGTCCCTCAAGCAGTACAACACGCTGAGCCACCTGGACCGCACGACCAACGCCAAGCGCGCCGATGGCACCTCGGGCACGCCCGCGCAGACGCCCACCCCCCCGACGACGCCCACGACTCCGGGCACGGGCCGCGTGGCGGACGACCAGACGATGTACAGCGGCAAGGTCGACATCCAGACCACGAAGAACAAGGACGGCACGTACTCGCTGGATGACAAGACCCGCGGCAAGGGCATCGTGACGTACGACGCGAAGAACCGCGAGGAAGCGTCCGGCACCACGGGCTTCACCGACAACAACGACGTCTGGGGCGAGAAGACCGACCCGTCGCGCGCCGCCACCGCGGTGGACGCGCACTACGGCGCGGAGATGACCTACGACTTCTACAAGGAGATCCTCGGCCGCGACTCCATCGACGGCAAGGGTGAGAAGCTCGTCTCCTACGTCCACACCGACGTGAACCTGGTGAACGCGTTCTGGGACGGCGAGAAGATGCAGTACGGCGACGGCGACGGGAAGGACTCCGGCCCGCTCACCACGCTGGACATCGCCGGCCACGAAATCACCCATGGCCTCACGGAGCGCACCGCGGGCCTGGAGTACGAGGGTGAGTCCGGCGGCCTCAACGAGTCCTTCAGCGACATCATGGGCACCGGCGTGGAGTGGTTCGCCAGCCAGAAGAACAGCGCGGTGAAGTTCGACTGGGCGGTGGGCGAGGACGCGTGGACGCCCAAGAACGGCGACAACACGGACGCCCTCCGCTACATGAACGACCCGACGGCGGACGGCTACTCCATCGACAACTACAAGAACTTCCCGAAGATGACGGAGGTCCACGGCTCCAGCGGCATCGCGAACAACGCCTTCTTCCTCCTCACCGAGGGCGGCAAGAACAAGACGTCCGGCATCGAGGTGAAGGACGGCATCGGCATGGAGAAGAGCCTCAAGGTCTTCGGCCGCGCGCTCACCACGTACATGACGCCGCAGACGAACTTCTCCCAGGCCCGCGCCGCGACCATCAAGGCCGCCACGGACCTGTACGGCAAGGACTCCACCGAGGCGAAGAAGGTCGCCGAGGCCTGGACCGCCGTCGGCGTGACCAAGTAG